The Hordeum vulgare subsp. vulgare chromosome 7H, MorexV3_pseudomolecules_assembly, whole genome shotgun sequence DNA window tccctagttgagatgctcttttctttcagactcttgttccttttgatcttgggctttacttggtgttttccccgtggaggtgctgatggagtagttccactcgccgagcacttgacgaccatttgacggtcatctatgggttcagtaatctttaaaggcacaattggaacaattatcccctcctcttcctctcttatagcttcaaaaccatcaaaggccatggtttcaaaatcttctgcttcatttgttgttgcattctccactgcatcttcaatctccattgttgctgtattctccactgcatcttcaatctccattgctgttgcattctcctcagcattggctgctgtccatctttcctcctctccaaatgatgcatccactgcattggtacaaagcctagcaatatgccccAGAACTCCACATTTTTTGCAAGCACACTTCTTTGGTAGACGACCCTCCTCACCATCTCTAATCCTCTggttccttggtcttcctggtggtctagtaatgacacgagcgtggagtttgaaccctggatctactgtgttccattgatctttccccaatagtgcaggcacattgtcagcataagcaaccataaatttggcaacagagaaatactcagagcaatattgatcaacttcaccatctgcacccccgataacggtcattagatgtagggcatgtatgcatggcttcccacggatctgccattgcctacaagtacattctctagtacttaggttcacacgatacctccataccctatttttagtgtcagtataggtaacctctccctcatatgtaccagatcgaatacatttcatcttcagacctcttgccttcaagtgcaatgccttaatcagtgatgggagcatttgatgaccaacatattgtgtttgtgcaattcttttgcgaagagccacctttatcatgatcatttgcctcatcttgtcaaatgcttgccacaacaagagccctttcactgacttgaactttgaattgaagcattctgcaaggttactggtcacataatctactttgcagatttcgttgaatttgcttcttgaccacaccttaccatgatgtgcatccatgtactccttcacaagaggattttgagcatacaacactctcaaatggtgttcatgcttccttttgctgcatgtgtatgatgctggccataagttctcatcataagctttacctttgaacttctttttgaaattatgcgctaggtgtcgcatacattccctaagctccactccagggaatacaatttccactgcactctctaaacccttgcaagcatctgtgtgtatagctaaacctgggggtgtgcctataatgttgcgcaactgctccagaaaccagacccaactttcctcagactctgcctccaccacaccaaatgcaactaggaatagccagttgtgtccatcaactgcagaagTTGCTACTAGCTGTCATCTCCATCTTCCAGTCAAATGTGTAGCATCTACAGCCAAATAGGGCCTCCAACCATCTAGAAACCCCTGCCAtcaagccttgaaacaaacaaaagcccttctgaagcactccttctaaaatgacttcccttttattttgaattgaactgtatgcttgtcaatctctacaacactccgtggacttgccatctccacttcagctttgaaagtgtaaagcagctgaaaactgtcattccattgaccattaattctgtcaagagccttttccatagcattgaaaattctcatgtaaggaacttctatcttgtacttctcaaaaagcttcccatggagtgctgttggaccaagtccaggttcttctctcagccaatccaatatagcatctgccacccacctagtttttgctagcttggttttggccttccccccccctccaggtggacaggtgtgcttgtgtgggtttttctttatctgaaacaaaataaaagggtaaaaaacagttaagaaaccttactcaacaatctgaaactaaattactagctgaacttggattacctgaatatatttgctctttctcatacgagatgcatgcaacttccacctacacctaggatatggacaaaaaactgtgaaccttgctggctcactccttttaatcttataggtgttttcagatataatgcaccatgttgtcactacattccgacagtccaccattgattggaaaatggtacctacactaagctcaggtttttccctgttccactcaattgttggcatgtcgtCACCATCGTATTCATCCTCGATTAAGCTGTCCATGTTCTCCACCTTCTCTTCATCGTCAGTGTCATCAAACCTAGCTTGGCTGATGGGCTCCTCCATACATTCTTCATCCACTGCTTGCTGACTGGCTACATCGACCAGTTCAGGGAACAtcatctcgtcttcatcatcatttgtaggcactgcctcgtcaggttctgcatcctcttctacaccaactgcagaaggtacacgagaagcagcagctgaatcggaaccacaattggcagcaggcatgttgtggctccatgaaccacttgctttacttggtgtcgacctacaaggagtgccgGGGTGCTGGCTATTAGCATAGACAGATGATGTCTGAACTCCCTTCCCCTTCACCCGTTCTACGCGTGGCTGAAGCACATTGATTTGGAGTTTACCGAATCGGCAGCCAACAATCCCAGCAAAAAGCAACGGCATATGATCGTCGCAAGTTAGTGGGAGAAATCTTTGCTCGTCACTGCTGAAGTAATTCAGTTCAACAGCATCGGCATCACTCCAGGGATAGGTGTTTCTTAGCTCAGCTTGCaaatctttgaaagatatgctggtttctaccactttgggatagaaaaatgatgaaatcaaatgcggtttagtaccacacagcacactagtttccattctaatcgCTAGCCGGAAAGCCAACGCGGGatcaatcctattttgttgaaggaaataaaggcttcagttaggcgggtaaaatcgagcacaaattcgaacgattcaagcaaacagaagtcaaatacggcc harbors:
- the LOC123411521 gene encoding uncharacterized protein LOC123411521; translation: MRHLAHNFKKKFKGKAYDENLWPASYTCSKRKHEHHLRVLYAQNPLVKEYMDAHHGKVWSRSKFNEICKVDYVTSNLAECFNSKFKSVKGLLLWQAFDKMRQMIMIKVALRKRIAQTQYVGHQMLPSLIKALHLKARGLKMKCIRSGTYEGEVTYTDTKNRVWRYRVNLSTRECTCRQWQIRGKPCIHALHLMTVIGGADGEVDQYCSEYFSVAKFMVAYADNVPALLGKDQWNTVDPGFKLHARVITRPPGRPRNQRIRDGEEGRLPKKCACKKCGVLGHIARLCTNAVDASFGEEERWTAANAEENATAMEIEDAVENTATMEIEDAVENATTNEAEDFETMAFDGFEAIREEEEGIIVPIVPLKITEPIDDRQMVVKCSASGTTPSAPPRGKHQVKPKIKRNKSLKEKSISTRETRSKTVKPAANTRSKSKI